One Alnus glutinosa chromosome 13, dhAlnGlut1.1, whole genome shotgun sequence genomic window, TACGTTTGTGGTAGCAGATGCTCTTCCTTACTTAAGGTGGTTGGACTTGGGAGGGTACGAGAGGGCCATGAAGCGAACTGCAAAAGAATTTGATGATGTCGTTGAAGGTTGCTTAGAAGAACATAAGCAAAGAAAAGTTTCTGGTGAGGCAAAGGGATACCAAGACTTTATGGATGTGATGTTGTCTATTGTTACTGACGACGAAGGGATCTCTAATTATGATGCTGATACAATCACTAAAGCTACATGTCTGGTAAGCTTTTGATGTACCCTATAACTAACTTCACATGCATGTATACAACAAGATGCATGTTCCTTGAATATTATGAACATGCTTGAATATTTCGTTAAGTAGAGTGATTATCATTGAtcaactagctagctagtattAAATTAATAGGCATAGGCATCGTAGAGTTCATAGTTGTTTGGTAACCATTTTGATCATACATCCAAGAGAAAGATCATCAAGTCCATGACGAGAAAAATAAcaatcaaattaatatatatatatatatatatatatataattggctTAACAATGTGAGGGAAGTAGTACTGTTGGTTTATGGAAATTCTTCGTTTTaacaaaagagaagaagcaTGGTGGATATccttcccccccccccggcGTGTTGTCAGGTTGCGAAACTATCTATCCAAAAGCTACCAGTCCAATATTCAAACTTTTTTGGCCTGACCATCTAAAACTTTGGCTTTGGTACTTTTTTTGCAGGCCCTTATCCTAGCGGGCACAGatacaacaacaataacaatgGCATGGTCTCTCTCTTTGCTTCTTAACAACCGGGAAGCCCTAAAGAAAGCACAACAAGAGTTAGATGTTCAGATTGGCAGGGAGAGGCAAGTAAATGAATCCGACATGAAAAACCTAGTCTATCTCCAAGCTATCCTCAAAGAAACAATGCGTTTATACCCCGGCTTACCACTCTCTCTCCCGCACGAATCCATGGAAGACTGCATTTTGGCTGGCTATCACGTTCCAGCAGGCACACGACTTCTTGTTAATCTCTCAAAGCTCCATCGAGACCCATGTGTGTGGTCTGATCCAAATGAATTTCGGCCAGAAAGATTCCTTACAACCCATCTGGATGTTGACGTTAGGGGCCAGCATTTCGAGTTTATACCATTTGGCACCGGCAGAAGAGTGTGCGCGGGAATCTCTCTTGCGTTGCAAGTTATGCAACTCACACTTGCCACCTTGTTGCACGCTTTTGAAATTACAACCCCGTCAAATGAGCCTGTGGACATGAATGAGAAAATCGGACTTACCAACATGAAAACCACACCACTTGAAGTCCATCTCACTCCACGCCTTCCTACCCATGTATATGCATGATTTGATTAGATATTTGATCATTAAAATGCAAGCTAGTATATATTTGGGTGTACTAATAGTACTTATATATGCATGAAAATTGGAATCATGTACCAGAGTTCTTAGACATAAAGTatctaaattaatatatattatgttgtctacaaaaatatatacatgGATGTATGGGCTTTGTTAAATGGAGAGACGTCACTGGGGCGAGTCCCTCCGCGTACGTGCTTCTGGAATGCATCCAAAAGTGCTTAAAGACCAAGTGttataaatggttttttttttttggcagctGCATCTTGTATTCTGCCATGCCCAACTAACGGGCTGTATTTTGCAATATCAATGGTAAATAAGCTACAaactcttttgtttttattttttatttattttttttatttataagtgtaacgactcacccctaatgacacaatattgtccgcttttggctctccaaaccagacttctcaggaggtcacccatcctgagattgctctcgcagaagcacgcttaactgtggagttctgataggttcatggccatcacggctttaaaacgcgttgtgtcataaatggtgcatttatacatataagcacatccttattctcaggcgatgtgggacgtcacaataaGAATCATATTAGTGGagatatttattatatataagaatcatattataagAACCACGTCTCAGACTAACTGGGAAGCTGATAAAATGCGAGTACTTTTTGCCTTCTGCATATTGTTCTGTTTTCTATCTTGTTGTTTCATTATATCTGGGTTTTGTATTTCggtttctcttttcttgtcaGTAAATGGTTTCTCGTGTTGTTTTCTGTTTGATTTGGGGTTCTGGGTTTCTGggattttgtgggttttgtttgttttttcagtGTTTTGATTTTAGGTTTGATCTTTGAGCTCCATCACAGTATAGTACTCAAATcacaaacaaaatcaatcttGAAAATCTAAACTAAGATTAACAGAAACAAAAGAATCCATTAACAAATAAATGTCTTACAACATGACCAGCAGAATCCAttgaacaaaattacaaaaaggtTCAAAGTTAAGACAGTGCACTGtcacaaaattacaaaagcATTTTGTCTATACCCTTGAACTGAATTTCAAATTCAGCAGCTTTCCTCAGACGAAGTATAAAAATCCGACGCCAGATCGCTGATTTCTTCCACCAAAATGAGAGGTTTGACTTCTTCTCGCAGCTCAAATTTTGCACACCTGTAAATTGTGTTAAAAGAACATAGAGGGCCTGAATTATGATCCTctgtaaaataaactaaaacaaacaaattattcTTTAACAGATAAGCTTAAGCTTAAGAGCATGGAAGCAACACCAACTAGTCTCCACTCCAGAAACTAAAACATATCACATGcaacatttattaaaattgCAGATTGGATATCTTTCCCATGTCTCCATAGCAAACCTCCACCAATGCAACAATGTTCCTAAACCCTCTCAGTCATTAATCAACAGAGAGTAAAGTTGGTTTTATTTCATACAaaatcagaaagaaaaaaaaaattgcagcttaaagtgtaatatatatatcatgtcaTTATTGATCTTGATTAATCAGAGGTTAAAGCAGATATTCAATGCAAAACAGCAAAATTTTACCTTGATTTGACATTCAGCACCTCTACATTGTCTCCCATCACAGCATCCTTGAGCGACCTGAGGCTTGGAATACAAACAACTGCCTCAAAGTTTGATTCACTTCCACGAATCTTAAAATACTAGTGCTCTTCtcttgaagggtcataatagaGCAGGCAGTTGCAAGCATGGTACATCATTATTGCTCCATTCTTAAACTTCTTCAATGGATGATATAAACCCTGCGGCCATCGTTGTTCAGTCTCAGTATTAATAGAAAACACTTTACTCCAAGATTCTCGGACCCCGTGCTTCTTCACTGCCCATATGCAAACACAGCCAAACTCAGCAGCATCACATATGCAGAGATGACCATTTAAAACACCCATGCTTATGAGATTTATATTCTTACCACCGTAGCTGTTATACTTATCTGGGGGAGCTGGAATTAATTGGAATTGCTCGTTATAAACGTCAAAATAAACCAGGACGAAACCAATGAACTGCTCCATTAAGGTAGGTGGGAAATTTTATTCCATATAGCATGAAGGGAGCACATGCCACACTTCTCCACGATCTTGTCCCAAGTGTGTATATCTCAGCCACCTTATCGTCATACAGATACTCTTTCCTCCCACAGATGTATGGAGTGAAAATTCTTATCACCTTATATTGTTTAGTTCTTCGACTGAAGCCCAGACAAGCATCAATCTTCTCTCTAGATTTCTCAACCTTGCTTGCTTCTGGAAGTTTGATAAATTCTCCAGTCATTGGATTGCATACAACAACAgggttgttttgtttgtgttCAGACAAGCAAAGCAACCCTTCACACGGGTTCACTATGCCAAACTTGTGGTCTTTGCAAATTGCAATTGGGGTTTTTTTGAGGCAATGAAACACTTGTTCTTGCTTACTCCACCTTTAGGATTAAGCTTCACACTGGCAGTGGCATTATCTGTGCTGTTGAGTACCATCTTGGCATCACGTAATGGAAGCTTAACTTTGGTGTCAAGTTCCATGTTTACATGAAGGTCACACTGAGGGCAACCGGCATCACAAAATAAACACCCCAGATCGAAATTTTCATGTTCAAGCTCAATAAGGTGGATGGTTCTTGAAACTCGTTTAGGATCATTGGTTCGAATCAGGAGACAAGCACGTGCTTTTCTAGAGTACAACTTCGCAAATTCGGAACTGGATATACGATTGCATCAAGGTTTGCATACGCACCTGCAAATGAGAATTGTCTTCATGGGAAGTTAATTGAAGCAGAATTGTGAGAAAGACGGGTTCTGGGAGATCTGTTATGCTTCGAATTCCTTCATCGGCAACTTCCTCTGCTTCCTTGTCGCCATTTTGGGCATCAGAGGCTGttgaacttctttttcttttcattgctCTATTACATACGAACATAGGTTGGAGGGTAAGTAGATAACAAATTACACTAAAAGAGTTTTTTCTATCGACAATTTTAATCGATTTCTACCCAAATATAGACTTATGCATTAATCAACGAACTTAATCagcataaaatgttttctgtcCGCGAGACAGAGAGATGACGAATATGAGCTGCAGAGGAAGAGAGGGGTGAGATTAAAATCTAGCGCAATTGTCTGCTCATATTACTTACAATTTGGGTAAGCAATTGTAGAGTTTTTATCTGCTCAGATAGTTAGGTCCTATAGGAGACATTTTTACAATAGCCCATCTGGAGGTGTGGGAGAGCggcgaaaaataatttacgtaGAAGCGTAGAACATTTTACACATAATGAAGGTTAGTTTTCTTAATATATCAACTAAAAAGATATTCGGTTGACCAATATTTTACGCTAGGCAGACACTCAAAATTAGAGAAAACATTtttcgtaaaatattttacgtcaaaaaaaaaatgaccctGAGATCAACTCGACAAAAATTCAGCTCAAACTCATTTACACTGAAATAACTTATCTAGGTCCACTAGTAAATCAATCCCATGAATCAAAAAAACTTGATTTGTACTTTGAATGGATTTCCCATATCTTGAATCATGAAGTAACAGCAAGAAACTCGAACACAGAGCAGCAGAAACCAAAATCGACTTTAAACAATTCAATATATCTTAAGCCCACCTAATATAATCAGTTTGGTTgtctaaaaacaaataaaaaaatagaataaaaaaagaagaagaaaataaaagaaaagagaaactcAGATCCCCAGTAACCAAGTTCCAAGTTCTCGTTTTCATTGATACATTTTCTCATAAACCAAATAGAACAtacaagtaattttttattttattttattttattttttttaaaaaaaaaaatccttcactCAAACCCTTAACTTCTATCATCCttccaaatttttaaaactttcaatttcgtttatctcatttttaatttttttgtaatctcATCCCTCCCGTTAAGATTTGAGGTTAAATCAAACAATCAAATGGTAAAATAACATTTATACccctataaattttataaaattacaattaatttttttaaaaaaagattaaaaaaaaaaaaaaaatagggtcttttgaaattttcttatcctctgttaggattttccaTAAAATCCTAACTGAAACGGGTtagattacaaattttttaaagttcaatACGTTAAATTGATagtttttaaacttttgaaaaaatttataaaagcgACAACAATTCAAGAAGTTAAAGTGAAATTTCCCCTTTAGAAAcaaggaattaaaaaaatgacCTATTTACTACTTTCCcctctttttcccttttgttaTGCCGAAAAGGAAATTAATTTCAAGAGCATTTAGAAAACAATAACGTTagacattttcattgccttctCTCATTCAACCATGCATGattgaaaaaacaagaaaagaaaaatataaaggtTTGAAATTGTGAATGAGGGatgctacacatgcacccctcatcccCCCTTCATCCtccctttataataaaaaaaattggttttaagggaaaagttgtctctgatgtgacatcagagacaactttttccttaaaatcaatttttttaagggaaaggAGGGGACAAAGGAGAGATGATGGGTgcatttctagcatttctcattgtGAATATAGATAAATCGAGATTCGAGATGCAATGAGAAATTAATAGGTTGAGATAACATAAATGAGAGAAAATACCTGTCTCAGAAATATGTCACCATGAAAGAGTGAGATGGAAAACGATGGGGTTACTTGGTGTCTCTTAGTGTTCCTTTATGtaacaacaaaaataatctATTTCAAGAGTTTTTTCTTATGAATTTTCTCTACATTTAAAGAATTatgaaaaaaagcaaaaaatagagGAAAGTACACTTATATCAACACACTTTGTCTCTCTCTTCTAGGGGAGCAGAATATAACACATTGTCAGGGGAGTCCCGTCCATTGCCGGATTAtatgtcaatattttttttttaatttaaaaaggcGGGAAGGGGCGACCAGTGTAATTACCCCCCTAAGGCGTGACCATCGGGGTTTCCACCAGCTGTAAAATGTTTGGTTTGAGCCATAGTTACTGCATTGGATCGAAGACGAGTCCGTACCCACAGCCCTGTCAAAGTGCAAGTTGGTAAAGCCCCTTCTTAGTAGCATCTGATTCGCGGACTACTACCGCAAGCGGGTTCAAACCCGTGACCACTAGGAAGAAAGGAGGGGAGGAATTGAACCTTATATCTTGCTACTTTACCAACTCAACTACCACCTTGGTGGTGATCTTATGCcaatttaatttgtattttttttttttactagtggCTTTGTGAAAAATGCATCTACAAGCAGTGCACTTGTGTTTAGAGCTTGAATCCAATGTTCAAGTTTAGTTTAAGTGTAGCTTGTTTAGTTTCCTTTCGAAACACGATTCATTTTTAAACTTATCATCCATCTAGATAATTTGTTTAAGCAtatctcatttattttttgaacatacTTGAGGTTGTTCATGAGTtattcaattaacttattcattttaTACAGGAGCAGAACCAATATTTTTTGCATGGGATCGGAGGTCAAACCtatgcaaataaataaatacatagatctaaatttaacaaaaattcacgtcaaaccaatcaaaaatTGTCATGTGTCCATATGgcacattaattttttattttttatttttttttaaaaaaaaaaaaaaagaggaaaaaaaatcattaaaaattcaaaaaaaacaacacaaaaaaacaaaaaacgttaaaaaaaaaaaaaaaaaaaaaaaaaaaaaaaaacacacacacacacacacacacacattaaaatatttgtttatggGTTTGACGTGAATTTCATCTAATTTTATGGACGGAAGATAGACGAAAGGACCATCTCAATTTTTAGCCTTAAGCGAGGTATCATATATGATATGAATTGAAATCAAGGTggacaaataaaattaaatttgttaaacCATATGGGAGTAAAAAGCATTTAACCCTATAATAAAAGCAAGGCGTTTAACCCCATTAATAGATAGATCTAGTCATATGCTTTCTCATTAATGTTATTGATATGGGAGAAACTTCTATCAGGATGTGGCAGAAAGCAGGCATTTTTTGTCTTCCAATGAGAGTTAAACACGTCAGCCTAGAACAAGTCAAAATGAAATAGAACCAAGCCTACAAACAAAAAACCCTCGGTTCACCACTCAACTCCTCatattctctcactctcttcatGTTCTTGACAGGTGTATCGCCGGGGAAGCCAAACGCTGCTGCCGCCCAAGACGAACGGTGCCCAGGCCCGAAAGCCGCCACCTCCGCCGCCCAAGACGAACGCAGATGATGCCTGAACGAACGCCGCCGTTCCCGCCGCCCAAGACGAACGGTGCCCAGGCCCGAATGAACGCCGCCGCCTCCGCCGCCCAAGACGAACGCAGATGATGCCCGAACGAACGCCGCCGTTCCCGCCGCCCAAGATGAACGGTGCCCAGGCCCGAACGTCGCCGCCCAAGACGAACGTAGATGATGCCCGAACGCCACCGCTCTCTCTGATTAGTTTCCCCACATCTGATACTCAGAGCCGACGTCGGGgtcctctctctctgtgtgtttTGTTCCACCACAAAATACTGATGGTCGTGATCCCAGGGTGCCGCTTGAtgttcttgggttttattgGTGATTGTTGgatttttgtagaaaatttgATGCTctgttttgtattgtaaaacAGGTTATTATTCTTCAGTGAATTGCATTATTGCAACGTCACTTTCAGGACTTAGTCCATTCCAAGTTTATTGGTTAATTGGAGAAAACTCCCGAGAATCGACAAAGAATGAACAGCCAATTGGTTTGACTTGGGGGCCATATTGAAAAAGTCAGGAATGTCGCTAGATTTCAGTTCATAACACTTGAGTTTCTTATCAGTTTTGAATCtaaccaaaactaaccaaatatGATGATTTTGGGTGCTCTTTACAGAAGTTTCAATCTCTGCCTTGGCTTCCTTTGGTAGATGATCCCACCAGTTGATAAAgcactttattttttcttgtaaaaTATTAGGGTGTATGTTGGCCCTCACGTGAGTagcacaaaaggcaacaagatTTGTCATATTTTATTAAGGATCAAACAAGTCTTCTCTGAAGAATCATTGTGCAGTATATCCAGTGCCATTTTGTGGCCAATATACAAGCTGATCCACCAAAATCAATAAGAATTTACAAGCTGATCTACCAAAATCAATGCATTAATAACTTCCCAAAATACTAATTAGTtgtagccatatacaaaagcacTTGTAGTACTCATTTACCATAGATATTCATAACTGAAAAACCAATCACATATAGCCACTAAACAAAGTCTCAAGTGCCAAGTCATCAACACCCCCTGCGAGGTTGCCCACATGAACACGGTTGGAAGAACCAAAACTGGCATTACCATAACCTGCTCCACTTCTAGTAGCTCTAAAGGATGAATCCTCCAGCATTTACCCTCAAAGACCTTCACTCAAGTTCCTGCCAAATGTCATGAAGTTTTGTTCAGatacaataaacataataagCCAGTGCTCAAGAAGAATAAACCATACTAAGAAAACTGAAAACTTGAATACGAAGCAATTACGACAACCAAAATTCTATCTCAATGCCTGCCCCCCACTTAACAAGCTTCAAAACCGAATCATTTCCCCCTTAACCAAACTTGACCTAGATTCAAATTCTGATTAAACTCTCTAAAAACCAATAAATTTTGGGCACATGAGTTTTTTTTAGCTTAAACCCAAGTACATAGAACATGATGTGCTTAGAACATGATGTGCTTACATAGCCATTGAActgtttttttttacatatgcCGATTGATTTATATAACAAATGTTCATAACTAAAAAATCAATCACAGATTGTGCATTACAATCTTACAAAAAACACCACACCACACAACGATTACCAACTTCAAGCATTTTCATAGGCGTTGATGTTGTCTGCACCAATATCAATTGTAGTAGATAAACATACAGGATCTTGAGACATGGCAAATGTATTTGCAGAGGGATACTCCATAGTTGGCAAAGAGCACTGTAAATTATtgacaaataacaaaaattaggtaatggaaaaaaatttctttaatagaggatatgttataataaaaatttaccttTACTAAACTTTGTTCATCTATCAACCCCAAATAAGCTGGCCTCATATTGGTATTCACAATATTCCTATAGAAAAGAAGATTTTAATACgaattaaatcaaaatgcaTGTTAATGTAAAttattgtaaataaataaaaaatgtataagaATACCTTGTTTGCTTATGTGAAGGGCAATTGGTTCTCACATGCCCTGTTTTCTTGCAAATGGAACATGTCCTTTTCGTCATTGCTTgcttttcttttggatttttttgtcTCACAGATTTGGGTGCTCCTTTACATCGAACATGTAGAGGATCTTGCAAAGTGAATGTAAGGTTTGATAGTACTTGGTTGTTTAACACAAGATCTTCGGCACTTCCTTCATTAGCATCATTTATATCTTTATCACTACCATCATCCATTATCAAAAGCTCGTGATGAAGCTTTTGTAAACCAATGCCAAGatgttcatattttctttttgattggCACCCCACTTCGACAACTTCATAAAATTGCAACATCAAGCTATTTCTCATCAAGGTGAAAGAATTTTGTGTTTCTACTTGTATATCATCACTAGATATGCCATGTATAATGCGACTCTTGGCATTGATCGTCCATCTCTCTAGAACATGATGTTGGGGAATAGTGTCCACCAaagactttttcaaaaaaatttgaagaatgtACGCACACAAAATTCCAACAAATTCAAATTTATGACATGTACAAGTAGCTTTCTTCTCAAGAACTTCAAATGAAACTTCATAAAATGGACTTTCTCTCCCATGAAGAGTCACCCTATATATCTTCATCCCTCCTTCTTCCCGATGTTTAgatgatttgaaattttgactgTTAAATAACTCTTCTTGAAACATCAAAAAAGACTCTCATGTGTAAACCTTTGCTGCCTCTACTTCCATCttgtaacatgtttttaaaatcgGTCTAGAAGTTTTTGTCTTCAcatctttttgtttctctttaaaaTAACGTGCATCCAAGGCTTTTTCATAGTGATAGACAAATTCACTCACCATTGTGCTCGAACGGACATAATCTTTAAAAAACTTATTCATACTCTCACTCCGTTGAGTTGTAGACATGCCAGCACAAAATGTGGTTCGCAAGTAAGCCGGCACCCACTTTTCACGCCGCATATAGAGTTTTTTCAACCAATCATTCTCTACCAACTCATACTTGCCTACAATTTCACTCCATTCCGTCTCAAACTCTTCAATTGTGATTGTGCTATGAATACAATGCTGGAAATCTCTTTGAAAAGACggatatttattatatatatgagccAAATGTTCTGAAACTTTTTGTAAAATATGCCACAAACACAATCTATGAGTGACATTTGGTAATACCTCTGCAATTGCCTTACCCATTGCCTTGTCATCATCTGTGATAATTGTAGAAGGAGCACGTCCAAGCATTGCCTCAAGCCATGTTTTCAACAACCATGTATAAGATTCAGCCATTTCATTTACAAGCAAAGCACATCCAAACATCACAGATTGGTGATGATGGTTAACTCCAGTAAAGGAAACAAAAGGCATCTTATAACAATTTGTCAAGTAAGTCGCATCAAAAGTAACAACATCTCCAAAATATTGGTATGCAGCTCGTGATCTAGCATCTGCCCAAAAACAATTGCCCATGCATCCATTTTCATCTACTTGGATTGCGTAAACAAAACCTGGATTTTGGGATTGTCTCTCAAGAAAATAATTGTACATTTTTTGTGCATCTCCCTCTTCAAAACGAAATCTTCTTCTATTGCTCACataattttcaacatctttAGAAATGCAACCAACATTATAGTCGCCACCTGATTCTTTACTCAACACTGACATTATCTTCCTTGGGGGTACACCAGACTCATTGAGAGTATCTATAAGATTTTTTTGGGCACGTGTTACCACTCTATGTCCACGAAGTAAACTTGTACTTCTAGGAGAAAGGAGCTCATGATTATGTTCACTTATGAACTTACATACAGTCCATTTTAACCCCACTTTCTTTAAACCCATAATTGCTTTACATCCTATCCTTGTTTCGGCAGGCTCTGAATTTATATAGATTTTCTTTTGACAACTTTGATGACGAAATCCTTCTCTTGAACAAACATATTCTATCCCAATTAACGACTTATCTTTCGATAGTCgagaatgatttttttgaatgcTAAAACCTATTCGCCTTGCGTAAGCATTATAACATGCATGAGCATCTTCTAATTCATCAAATTTCATACTAAGACATGGTTCCCTCGGACCATTAAATGAAGAAAGGCGGACAATTGGTTGCTTCAAATCATTTTGATCTTCTACCATTTCATTCTCAGCATGTCTATCTTCTACCATTTCATTCTCAGCATGACTATTAGGACTCATTTTAGCAATCCTACAAGAAGATAACAATATTCTTCAAGTATAAATACtgaaatatttaaacataaacACAACTTTAAACTAGAATTATTGGGTCATGTTCTAGCATCacatccaacatttttttttttttgagtgaatgAAAGCTTTATTGACAGCAACTATATAACACAAAATGTTTgtgttataaaaaaattaacacaatagGTTAATTGACAGCAACTATATAACACAAAatgtttgtattaaaaaaaaaaattaatacaatagGTTATAAATTTCTACATGTGCTTTCTTGTATTTGGCATTCCCTACATCAAACGTTGTTAAACAACACAATCTGCAGCATCCTCTAAATTAATTGCAAGATGAATTAGCACTCTAAATTTAATTGCAAGATGAATTAGCACCCTCTAATTTAAAAACTACCaatttcctctcatttttagACACTGATACATGAAATACATGTACAAAAGAGAATGCCACATGAATAAAGACCATATTTTCCGGTtgtcagcaaccaaacagggcattgatagaaaataaataaggaaccaAGCAACCAATATTTTTGACATGTGATAGAAGTTTTGCCAGTGATATTTTTGGACCATATTTTTGCCAGTGATAGAAGTTTCTCCCAATACAAAATAAGGAACCAAGCAACCAAGCACAACTCATCTAACCTCGAGTGCAATTTCTGGAGTTCAACAGATGGTGATTTG contains:
- the LOC133854656 gene encoding cytochrome P450 CYP82D47-like produces the protein MWFDWLHGPVKTTLCSRSMLFPHASSTTFMASIFAFFLFLFFLLWILRRAQITARKTTLPPQAGGAWPLIGHLHQLRGTTAAHITLGNMADKYGSIFTIRLGVHRALIVSSWEIAKECFTTNDKVFACRPKAIAPQLMGYNYAMLGFSPYGPYWRQVRKIATLELLSNHRLEMFKDIRVSEVNTSIKEIYEVWVKNNNMLVEMKRWFGSTTLNVLFRMVVGKRFDGTATKDEINEDNDQWWKLVRDFVELSGTFVVADALPYLRWLDLGGYERAMKRTAKEFDDVVEGCLEEHKQRKVSGEAKGYQDFMDVMLSIVTDDEGISNYDADTITKATCLALILAGTDTTTITMAWSLSLLLNNREALKKAQQELDVQIGRERQVNESDMKNLVYLQAILKETMRLYPGLPLSLPHESMEDCILAGYHVPAGTRLLVNLSKLHRDPCVWSDPNEFRPERFLTTHLDVDVRGQHFEFIPFGTGRRVCAGISLALQVMQLTLATLLHAFEITTPSNEPVDMNEKIGLTNMKTTPLEVHLTPRLPTHVYA
- the LOC133853949 gene encoding protein FAR1-RELATED SEQUENCE 5-like, producing the protein MVEDQNDLKQPIVRLSSFNGPREPCLSMKFDELEDAHACYNAYARRIGFSIQKNHSRLSKDKSLIGIEYVCSREGFRHQSCQKKIYINSEPAETRIGCKAIMGLKKVGLKWTVCKFISEHNHELLSPRSTSLLRGHRVVTRAQKNLIDTLNESGVPPRKIMSVLSKESGGDYNVGCISKDVENYVSNRRRFRFEEGDAQKMYNYFLERQSQNPGFVYAIQVDENGCMGNCFWADARSRAAYQYFGDVVTFDATYLTNCYKMPFVSFTGVNHHHQSVMFGCALLVNEMAESYTWLLKTWLEAMLGRAPSTIITDDDKAMGKAIAEVLPNVTHRLCLWHILQKVSEHLAHIYNKYPSFQRDFQHCIHSTITIEEFETEWSEIVGKYELVENDWLKKLYMRREKWVPAYLRTTFCAGMSTTQRSESMNKFFKDYVRSSTMVSEFVYHYEKALDARYFKEKQKDVKTKTSRPILKTCYKMEVEAAKVYT
- the LOC133853948 gene encoding uncharacterized protein LOC133853948; translated protein: MTGEFIKLPEASKVEKSREKIDACLGFSRRTKQYKVIRIFTPYICGRKEYLYDDKVAEIYTLGTRSWRSVASPPDKYNSYGGKNINLISMGVLNGHLCICDAAEFGCVCIWAVKKHGVRESWSKVFSINTETEQRWPQGLYHPLKKFKNGAIMMSLKDAVMGDNVEVLNVKSRCAKFELREEVKPLILVEEISDLASDFYTSSEESC